The following are encoded in a window of Sphaerisporangium siamense genomic DNA:
- a CDS encoding CBS domain-containing protein — translation MSTPSAEKRAHDVMHPGAQCVGEHESVRSAARMMRDLSVGALPICGDDDRLKGIITDRDIVVKCDAEGKNLDQTTVGEMAAGLVWIDGEASIEETLVTMTEHQIKRVPVVENHRLVGMISEADLAKELPDEKLAEFVHRVYAGA, via the coding sequence ATGAGCACACCGAGCGCCGAGAAGAGGGCACACGACGTGATGCATCCGGGGGCCCAGTGCGTCGGCGAGCACGAGAGCGTGCGCTCGGCGGCCCGCATGATGCGCGACCTGAGCGTCGGCGCACTGCCGATCTGCGGGGATGACGACCGGCTCAAGGGGATCATCACCGACCGCGACATCGTCGTGAAGTGCGACGCCGAGGGCAAGAACCTGGACCAGACGACCGTGGGCGAGATGGCCGCGGGCCTGGTGTGGATCGACGGCGAGGCCAGCATCGAGGAGACGCTGGTGACGATGACCGAGCACCAGATCAAGCGGGTGCCGGTCGTGGAGAACCACCGCCTGGTCGGCATGATCAGCGAGGCGGACCTGGCCAAGGAACTCCCCGACGAGAAGCTCGCGGAGTTCGTCCACCGGGTGTACGCGGGAGCCTGA
- a CDS encoding VOC family protein encodes MSDPLSDPFEALLRPVTAVDPDPAFAARLRARLERELLPPRERIQRTHDTRGNTMPSTSTPTALRQGDVGFVALRVPDAGRAAAFYRDVLGWRYAPAGDPRGRQVEGLTLPYGMWSQEGAPAMWVCHLVDDVRAAVERVRAAGGRAEEPVREPYGLVSACVDDQGLAFSLYELPGASGESGSTAQGEIVYLTIEVPDADRARAFFGSVLGWEFVPGNVEHGWRVRAGDTEVRPMTGLWGGRERAAVVPMYAVDDIDAAVARVRAAGGTSTEPERQPYGVSAECADDQGVRFYLGRIPG; translated from the coding sequence ATGTCTGATCCGTTGTCTGACCCGTTCGAGGCCCTCCTGCGGCCGGTGACGGCCGTCGACCCCGATCCCGCCTTCGCGGCGCGGCTGCGCGCCCGCCTGGAGCGGGAGCTGCTCCCTCCCCGGGAGCGGATCCAGAGGACCCACGACACGAGAGGGAACACCATGCCGTCCACCTCGACCCCCACCGCCCTGCGGCAGGGCGACGTCGGATTCGTGGCGCTGCGGGTGCCGGACGCCGGCCGGGCCGCCGCCTTCTACCGGGACGTGCTCGGCTGGCGGTACGCGCCGGCCGGCGACCCGCGCGGCCGTCAGGTCGAAGGGCTCACCCTTCCGTACGGCATGTGGAGCCAGGAGGGGGCGCCCGCGATGTGGGTCTGTCACCTCGTGGACGACGTGCGCGCGGCCGTCGAGCGGGTCCGCGCCGCGGGCGGGCGCGCCGAGGAGCCGGTCCGGGAGCCGTACGGCCTGGTGTCCGCCTGCGTGGACGACCAGGGGCTGGCGTTCAGCCTCTACGAGCTGCCCGGCGCGAGCGGCGAGTCCGGTTCCACGGCGCAGGGCGAGATCGTCTATCTGACGATCGAGGTGCCCGACGCCGACCGCGCCCGCGCGTTCTTCGGGAGCGTCCTCGGCTGGGAGTTCGTGCCCGGCAACGTCGAGCACGGGTGGCGGGTGCGCGCCGGGGACACGGAGGTGCGCCCGATGACCGGCCTGTGGGGCGGGCGGGAGCGCGCCGCCGTGGTGCCGATGTACGCGGTGGACGACATCGACGCGGCCGTGGCCCGGGTGCGGGCGGCCGGGGGGACCAGTACCGAGCCTGAGCGGCAGCCGTACGGCGTGAGCGCCGAGTGCGCCGACGACCAGGGCGTCCGGTTCTACCTCGGGCGGATTCCCGGCTGA
- a CDS encoding aldo/keto reductase — MRTRTLGSTGPTVSALGLGLMGMSDMYGPADETESIATVHAALDAGVTLLDTGDFYGMGHNEMLLREALKGRSRDQAVISVKFGALRDPGGAWAGFDARPAAVKTFLAYSLRRLGTDHVDIYRPARLDPAVPVEDTIGAIAELVKAGYVRHIGLSEVGAETIRRAAAVHPIADLQIEYSLLSRGVEREILPTTRELGIGVTAYGVLSRGLLSGHWSPRRELGSRDFRATSPRFSGGNLRRNLELAERLRAVAAAKGVTVAQLAVAWVAGRGKDVVPLIGARRRDRLAESLAAESIELTPGDLTAIEQAVPDGAAAGGRYAPAQMHALDSES, encoded by the coding sequence ATGCGCACCCGCACTCTCGGCAGCACCGGCCCCACCGTGTCCGCCCTCGGGCTGGGGCTCATGGGCATGTCGGACATGTACGGCCCGGCCGACGAGACCGAGTCGATCGCCACCGTCCACGCCGCCCTCGACGCCGGCGTCACCCTCCTGGACACCGGCGACTTCTACGGCATGGGCCACAACGAGATGCTCCTGCGCGAGGCGTTGAAGGGCCGCTCCCGCGACCAGGCCGTCATCAGCGTCAAGTTCGGCGCCCTGCGCGACCCCGGCGGCGCCTGGGCCGGCTTCGACGCGCGTCCCGCCGCGGTGAAGACCTTCCTCGCCTACAGCCTGCGCCGGCTCGGCACCGACCACGTCGACATCTACCGCCCGGCCCGGCTCGACCCCGCCGTCCCCGTCGAGGACACCATCGGCGCCATCGCCGAGCTGGTCAAGGCGGGGTACGTCCGCCACATCGGCCTGTCGGAGGTCGGCGCCGAGACGATCCGGCGCGCCGCCGCCGTCCATCCCATCGCCGACCTCCAGATCGAGTACTCGCTGCTGTCGCGGGGCGTCGAACGCGAGATCCTGCCCACCACCCGCGAGCTCGGCATCGGCGTCACGGCCTACGGTGTGCTGTCGCGCGGCCTGCTCAGCGGACACTGGAGTCCCCGGCGCGAGCTGGGCTCGCGCGACTTCCGCGCCACCAGCCCGCGGTTCTCCGGCGGCAACCTGCGCCGCAACCTCGAACTGGCCGAGCGCCTGCGCGCGGTCGCCGCGGCCAAGGGCGTGACCGTCGCCCAGCTCGCCGTCGCCTGGGTCGCCGGCCGCGGGAAGGACGTCGTCCCGCTGATCGGCGCCCGCCGCCGCGACCGTCTGGCCGAGTCCCTGGCCGCCGAGTCCATCGAACTCACCCCCGGCGACCTGACCGCCATCGAACAGGCCGTCCCGGACGGCGCCGCCGCCGGCGGCCGCTACGCCCCCGCCCAGATGCATGCGCTGGACAGCGAGTCATGA
- a CDS encoding RNA polymerase sigma factor gives MRRRPPPEVGVAWLVGVARHKLADHWRRAEREQRGLRIVHGLPVEPEDPWDERLDAMIAQEVLAALGPHHRGALILRYLDGLPVPDVARLLGRTVHATEALLVRARKAFRENYERLEGRDV, from the coding sequence GTGCGCAGGCGGCCGCCCCCCGAGGTCGGCGTCGCCTGGCTGGTCGGCGTGGCGCGGCACAAGCTCGCCGACCACTGGAGGCGGGCCGAGCGCGAGCAGCGCGGCCTGCGGATCGTCCACGGACTCCCCGTCGAGCCCGAGGACCCGTGGGACGAGCGGCTGGACGCGATGATCGCGCAGGAGGTGCTGGCCGCGCTCGGCCCGCACCACCGCGGCGCGCTCATCCTGCGCTATCTCGACGGCCTGCCCGTCCCCGACGTCGCACGGCTGCTCGGCAGGACCGTCCACGCGACCGAGGCGCTGCTCGTCCGGGCCAGGAAGGCGTTCAGAGAGAACTACGAGAGATTGGAGGGCCGCGATGTCTGA
- a CDS encoding winged helix-turn-helix domain-containing protein: MRTTLSVERPQSVPVAVALAPGVSMLALITDALGGRLRGAPESWRRMIRSVAVPGDGPIVRSLATPGYSVVPDLVFPGTPTGDISVETQIEILRDLPGQALLDDLAAVTGGRVPPHWRAAAERPRAWLHGYAGLLERVWSVMGDVWTRARPLMDREIERVAIAAARGSMDAVLNDLHAGCMFQDGAFSFPDTEPARFHIGSRRLVLMPMITGPTSMVSNLDGPEVVWIGYPLPLAGTLASRAPRERHGGDALVLLMGEARAAILTSLERPLTMGRLAEITRHAPNAVTYHCDRLETAGLIHRQRSGREIHVERTDRATALVHLLGS, from the coding sequence GTGCGTACCACCCTGAGCGTGGAGCGGCCCCAGAGCGTGCCGGTGGCGGTGGCTCTGGCTCCCGGCGTGTCGATGCTGGCACTGATCACCGACGCGCTCGGCGGGCGGCTGCGCGGAGCGCCCGAGTCCTGGCGCCGCATGATCCGCTCGGTCGCCGTGCCGGGAGACGGGCCGATCGTGCGCTCGCTGGCGACCCCCGGTTACAGCGTCGTGCCCGACCTGGTCTTCCCCGGCACGCCGACCGGCGACATCTCCGTCGAGACGCAGATCGAGATCCTGCGCGACCTGCCCGGGCAGGCGCTGCTCGACGACCTCGCCGCGGTCACCGGCGGGCGCGTCCCGCCGCACTGGCGCGCCGCCGCCGAGCGCCCGAGGGCGTGGCTGCACGGCTACGCCGGCCTGCTGGAGCGCGTCTGGTCGGTCATGGGCGATGTCTGGACGCGCGCCCGGCCGCTGATGGACCGTGAGATCGAACGGGTCGCCATCGCCGCCGCCCGGGGGTCCATGGACGCGGTGCTGAACGACCTGCACGCGGGGTGCATGTTCCAGGACGGCGCCTTCAGCTTCCCCGACACCGAGCCGGCGCGCTTCCACATCGGGTCGCGCAGGCTCGTGCTCATGCCCATGATCACCGGGCCGACCTCGATGGTGAGCAACCTGGACGGCCCCGAGGTGGTGTGGATCGGGTATCCCCTGCCCCTGGCGGGAACGCTGGCGTCCCGGGCCCCGAGGGAGAGGCACGGCGGCGACGCGCTGGTGCTGCTGATGGGCGAGGCGCGGGCGGCGATCCTGACCAGCCTGGAACGGCCGCTGACCATGGGCAGGCTCGCCGAGATCACCCGGCACGCGCCGAACGCCGTCACCTACCACTGCGACCGCCTGGAGACCGCGGGTCTGATCCACCGGCAACGGTCGGGCCGCGAGATCCACGTCGAGCGAACCGACCGCGCGACCGCCCTGGTACACCTCCTCGGCTCCTGA
- a CDS encoding amidase encodes MKPQEYAEYDATGLAEALRAGEVGPAEVEGAAREALESVNPEVNGLALPLFDQALAGSPDGPFAGVPFLIKDSAPMAEGVPFSLGSRALRGVVARHDSDVMRRFRAAGLVTLGVTTVPEMGLSFSTEPVKHGPTRNPWDPARGVGGSSGGAAALVAAGAVPMAHANDGAGSVRVPASCCGLVGLKPSRGRTPCGPDIGEAFFGMACESGLTRTVRDSARLLDALQGPGVGDKYTAPPPARPYATEVGADPGRLRVAVTTRAWSGVPVDPEVAVVAIEVCGVLARMGHEVGEAAPALDWEDVLGVTVPFGVISTAAPLLNAPRRPDPALLEAVTRRLLDEAGQMTALDLSAAFDAQNRLSRSVGAFFTGHDLLVTPTLARLPAPHGTLRYDDPGHTFRSWQESMFAYGPFTALFNVTGQPAISLPLGQSQGGLPVGVQIVAPYGREDLLFRVAARLEEAMPWRDRIPPVFVR; translated from the coding sequence GTGAAGCCGCAGGAGTATGCGGAGTATGACGCCACGGGGCTCGCCGAGGCGTTGCGGGCGGGGGAGGTGGGGCCCGCGGAGGTCGAGGGGGCGGCGCGGGAGGCGCTGGAGTCGGTGAATCCCGAGGTCAACGGGCTGGCGCTGCCGTTGTTCGACCAAGCGCTCGCCGGTTCGCCGGACGGGCCGTTCGCCGGGGTGCCTTTCCTGATCAAGGACAGTGCGCCGATGGCGGAGGGTGTGCCGTTCTCCCTGGGCAGCCGTGCCCTGCGCGGCGTCGTGGCCCGGCACGACAGCGACGTGATGCGCCGGTTCCGGGCGGCCGGCCTGGTGACCCTGGGGGTGACCACCGTCCCCGAGATGGGCCTGAGCTTCTCCACCGAGCCGGTCAAGCACGGCCCCACCCGCAACCCGTGGGACCCCGCGCGCGGCGTGGGCGGTTCGAGCGGGGGTGCCGCCGCCCTGGTCGCCGCGGGCGCCGTCCCCATGGCGCACGCCAACGACGGCGCGGGCTCGGTCCGCGTCCCGGCGTCGTGCTGCGGCCTGGTGGGCCTGAAGCCGAGCCGCGGGCGCACGCCGTGCGGCCCCGACATCGGCGAGGCGTTCTTCGGCATGGCGTGCGAGTCGGGGCTCACCCGCACGGTGCGCGACTCGGCCCGCCTGCTGGACGCCCTCCAGGGGCCGGGAGTGGGCGACAAGTACACCGCCCCTCCCCCGGCGCGCCCCTACGCCACGGAGGTGGGCGCGGACCCGGGCAGGCTGCGCGTGGCGGTGACGACCCGCGCCTGGTCGGGCGTGCCCGTGGACCCCGAGGTGGCCGTGGTCGCGATCGAGGTCTGCGGCGTGCTGGCGCGCATGGGCCACGAGGTCGGCGAGGCGGCGCCCGCCCTCGACTGGGAGGACGTGCTCGGCGTCACCGTGCCGTTCGGGGTGATCTCCACGGCGGCGCCGCTGCTGAACGCCCCCCGGCGACCTGACCCGGCCCTGCTGGAGGCGGTCACGCGGCGCCTGCTCGACGAGGCCGGGCAGATGACCGCGCTCGACCTGTCGGCCGCGTTCGACGCGCAGAACCGGCTGAGCCGGTCGGTGGGGGCGTTCTTCACCGGCCACGACCTGCTGGTCACCCCGACGCTGGCGCGGCTGCCCGCGCCGCACGGCACCCTGCGCTACGACGATCCCGGGCACACCTTCCGGAGCTGGCAGGAGTCCATGTTCGCCTACGGCCCCTTCACCGCGCTGTTCAACGTCACCGGACAGCCGGCGATCAGCCTGCCGCTCGGCCAGAGCCAGGGCGGCCTGCCGGTCGGCGTCCAGATCGTGGCCCCGTACGGCCGTGAGGACCTGCTGTTCCGGGTCGCCGCCCGCCTGGAGGAGGCCATGCCGTGGCGGGACCGTATACCGCCGGTGTTTGTACGGTGA
- a CDS encoding SDR family NAD(P)-dependent oxidoreductase has protein sequence MDLKLAGRVAVVTGASKGIGLAVTGTLLAEGARVVATSRTRGPGLEALACPDLVHVPADLMDPAAPEEVVARAAETFGGLDILVNNAGGPPPGVTLPRGSFLDAGEEEWRAMFEFNLFSVVRAVRAAIPRMLERGGGAIVNVSSGNARQPSPINVDYGAAKAALTNLGKALSVEFGPRGIRVNTVSPGPVRTPWWTDQGGVADMIAAQAGTGRDDALDKIAPEMMNLTTGRLADPQEIADAVALLASPRSANTTGADFVVDSGFLKEI, from the coding sequence ATGGATTTGAAGCTCGCCGGACGCGTCGCGGTCGTCACCGGGGCGTCCAAGGGCATAGGACTCGCCGTCACCGGCACGCTGCTGGCCGAAGGGGCCCGGGTCGTGGCGACCTCCCGCACGCGCGGCCCGGGGCTGGAGGCGCTCGCCTGCCCCGATCTCGTGCACGTCCCCGCCGACCTCATGGACCCGGCCGCGCCGGAGGAAGTGGTGGCGCGGGCGGCCGAGACCTTCGGCGGCCTGGACATCCTGGTCAACAACGCCGGGGGGCCGCCGCCGGGCGTGACGCTGCCACGCGGCTCGTTCCTGGACGCCGGCGAGGAGGAGTGGCGCGCGATGTTCGAGTTCAACCTCTTCTCCGTCGTCAGGGCGGTGCGCGCGGCGATCCCGCGGATGCTGGAGCGCGGCGGCGGTGCGATCGTCAACGTGTCCTCGGGCAACGCGCGGCAGCCGTCGCCGATCAACGTGGACTACGGCGCCGCCAAGGCCGCGCTGACCAACCTCGGCAAGGCCCTGTCGGTGGAGTTCGGGCCGCGGGGCATCCGCGTGAACACGGTCTCGCCCGGGCCGGTGCGCACGCCGTGGTGGACCGACCAGGGCGGCGTGGCCGACATGATCGCCGCCCAGGCCGGCACCGGACGCGACGACGCGCTGGACAAGATCGCCCCCGAGATGATGAACCTCACCACAGGCCGCCTGGCCGACCCCCAGGAGATCGCCGACGCGGTGGCCCTGCTCGCCTCCCCGCGCTCGGCCAACACCACCGGCGCCGACTTCGTCGTGGACTCGGGCTTCCTGAAGGAGATCTGA
- a CDS encoding AfsR/SARP family transcriptional regulator: protein MTVSARARSPRNQTADTTADATDGPARGLARFRVLGPLTVTSGAGRDALEVPVPGNKLRVALAGLLLRPGETVTVGRLVAWLWDEEPEDPDRAKATVHTYVNRLRRLPEIRDVVRTVPDGYRADVDPGALDLLRFRALTGHAGRAAAAGDLEAAARAYAEAMELWRRPLLSNAESAALHRDEVAPLTEEWLHAQERWADIRLSTGGHAELVAPLRELTRAHPLREPFWERLMLALYRSGRPAEALRAYQEVGAVLADDLGVDPGPALRDLHHSILTEDPSLGPAPGRATLKPPAQVPRQLRPDIPGFAGRRAELAALDRVLAGVSPSQAGTIVSLQGTAGSGKTALAVHWAHRARDRFPDGQLYLDLHGYGRGRPVQAAAALETLLRSLGTPPDRVPAGLEERSALYRTLLAGRRTLVLLDNAGGSEQVRPLVPGADGVLIVTSRNQLRGLIVQYGARRVILDQMPAAEAVELLAGVLGPERVAADPAAVAEIVERCARLPLALRIFAERAARFPGTPLRRLVADLRDERTRLAALDTGDGDDTDLRTVFSWTYRALDPDAARLFRLLGLHPGPEVGVGAAAALAGRDAPAVTRLLDRLTADHLLRSRSPGRYDFHDLLRDYAAEQARLAGDADPASGEDPLCRVVEWYIRTAREAAGHLPPGGRELPPEPEGAGVVPQAFGDAERAVGWYEEEFPNLVAAVRHAAAREWHDAAWRLGRALTPFAEFHVPGPAWLDVQRAVVRACRRGGAAVEEGWALAGLAATYARLGRLDEAAARYGDALAAARRTGDRDLEGEALTHLGRAYFRLGRHDRAVECHDRALTIARGGGDRRLEAGTLNHIAENDNGLGRHEEAARGSRAALAIYTELGDRYHRAEALRTLGTAHAALGRPAEAAAAFEAALEIMRDFEDRRGEAGVLSRLGDVLAASGDPDGARARRREAAAIVAELGDDHATRPPGGPAKTGPHPPDLRRA, encoded by the coding sequence ATGACCGTCTCCGCGCGCGCCAGGAGCCCTCGGAACCAGACGGCGGACACGACAGCGGACGCGACGGACGGCCCAGCGCGCGGCCTGGCGCGGTTCCGGGTCCTCGGGCCGCTGACCGTCACCTCCGGCGCCGGACGGGACGCCCTTGAGGTGCCGGTGCCCGGCAACAAGCTGCGCGTCGCGCTGGCCGGGCTCCTCCTGCGTCCGGGCGAGACCGTCACCGTGGGACGGCTGGTCGCCTGGCTGTGGGACGAGGAGCCCGAGGACCCCGACCGCGCCAAGGCCACCGTCCACACCTACGTCAACCGGCTGCGGCGGCTGCCCGAGATCCGCGACGTCGTCCGCACCGTCCCCGACGGCTACCGCGCCGACGTGGACCCCGGCGCCCTGGACCTGCTGCGGTTCCGCGCGCTGACCGGCCACGCGGGCCGGGCCGCCGCCGCCGGGGACCTGGAGGCGGCCGCGCGCGCGTACGCCGAGGCGATGGAGCTGTGGCGGCGTCCCCTGCTCTCCAACGCCGAGTCGGCCGCGCTGCACAGGGACGAGGTGGCGCCGCTCACCGAGGAGTGGCTGCACGCCCAGGAGCGGTGGGCCGACATCCGCCTGAGCACCGGCGGCCACGCCGAGCTGGTGGCGCCGCTGCGGGAGCTGACGCGCGCCCATCCCCTGCGCGAGCCGTTCTGGGAGCGGCTCATGCTGGCGCTCTACCGCAGCGGGCGCCCGGCCGAGGCGCTGCGGGCCTACCAGGAGGTCGGCGCCGTGCTGGCGGACGACCTCGGGGTGGACCCGGGACCGGCGCTGCGCGACCTGCACCACTCGATCCTCACCGAGGACCCCTCTCTCGGCCCCGCGCCGGGGCGGGCGACGCTCAAGCCCCCCGCGCAGGTGCCCCGGCAGCTCCGCCCCGACATCCCCGGCTTCGCCGGCCGCAGGGCCGAGCTGGCCGCGCTCGACCGCGTCCTCGCCGGCGTCTCCCCGTCCCAGGCGGGCACGATCGTCTCCCTGCAGGGGACGGCGGGGTCGGGCAAGACCGCGCTCGCCGTCCACTGGGCGCACCGGGCCCGCGACCGCTTCCCCGACGGCCAGCTGTACCTGGACCTGCACGGGTACGGCCGGGGCAGGCCCGTGCAGGCCGCGGCGGCGCTGGAGACGCTGCTGCGCTCGCTCGGCACGCCGCCCGACCGCGTCCCGGCGGGCCTTGAGGAGCGGTCCGCGCTGTACCGGACGCTGCTGGCGGGCCGCAGGACGCTCGTCCTGCTCGACAACGCGGGCGGCAGCGAGCAGGTGCGCCCGCTGGTCCCCGGCGCGGACGGCGTGCTGATCGTGACCAGCCGCAACCAGCTGCGCGGCCTGATCGTCCAGTACGGCGCGCGGCGCGTCATCCTGGACCAGATGCCCGCGGCCGAGGCCGTCGAGCTGCTCGCCGGGGTGCTCGGCCCCGAGCGCGTCGCCGCCGACCCCGCCGCGGTGGCCGAGATCGTCGAGCGCTGCGCCCGGCTGCCCCTGGCGCTGCGCATCTTCGCCGAGCGCGCCGCCCGCTTCCCCGGGACGCCGCTGCGGCGGCTCGTCGCCGACCTGCGGGACGAGCGCACCCGCCTGGCCGCGCTGGACACCGGCGACGGCGACGACACCGACCTGCGCACGGTGTTCTCGTGGACCTACCGGGCGCTCGACCCGGACGCGGCGCGCCTGTTCCGGCTGCTCGGCCTGCACCCGGGCCCGGAGGTCGGCGTGGGCGCGGCGGCCGCGCTGGCGGGACGGGACGCCCCGGCCGTCACCCGGCTCCTGGACCGGCTCACCGCCGACCACCTGCTGCGGTCCCGCTCCCCCGGCCGGTACGACTTCCACGACCTGCTGCGCGACTACGCGGCCGAGCAGGCGCGGCTCGCCGGGGACGCCGATCCGGCGTCCGGCGAGGATCCCCTGTGCCGCGTCGTCGAGTGGTACATCCGCACGGCGCGCGAGGCGGCGGGCCATCTGCCCCCGGGCGGGCGCGAGCTGCCGCCCGAGCCGGAGGGGGCGGGCGTGGTCCCGCAGGCGTTCGGCGACGCCGAGCGCGCCGTCGGATGGTACGAGGAGGAGTTCCCCAACCTGGTCGCCGCGGTGCGCCACGCCGCGGCGCGGGAGTGGCACGACGCCGCCTGGCGGCTCGGCCGCGCCCTGACGCCGTTCGCCGAGTTCCACGTGCCGGGACCGGCGTGGCTCGACGTCCAGCGGGCCGTGGTGCGCGCGTGCCGGCGCGGCGGCGCGGCCGTCGAGGAGGGGTGGGCGCTGGCCGGACTGGCCGCGACCTACGCGCGGCTCGGGCGGCTGGACGAGGCGGCCGCCCGCTACGGCGACGCGCTCGCGGCCGCGCGGCGCACCGGGGACCGCGACCTCGAAGGGGAGGCCCTCACCCACCTCGGCAGGGCCTACTTCCGGCTCGGGCGCCACGACCGGGCGGTGGAGTGCCACGATCGGGCGCTGACCATCGCGCGCGGCGGCGGCGACCGGCGGCTGGAGGCCGGCACGCTGAACCACATCGCCGAGAACGACAACGGCCTCGGCCGCCACGAGGAGGCGGCGCGCGGCAGCCGTGCCGCGCTCGCCATCTACACCGAGCTCGGCGACCGCTACCACCGGGCCGAGGCGCTGCGCACGCTGGGAACGGCGCACGCCGCGCTCGGCCGCCCGGCCGAGGCCGCGGCGGCGTTCGAGGCGGCGCTGGAGATCATGCGGGACTTCGAGGACCGCCGGGGCGAGGCGGGCGTACTGAGCCGTCTCGGTGACGTGCTGGCGGCTTCCGGCGACCCGGACGGCGCGCGGGCCCGCCGGCGGGAGGCCGCGGCGATCGTCGCCGAACTCGGCGACGACCACGCGACCCGCCCGCCCGGCGGCCCGGCGAAGACCGGCCCCCATCCCCCCGATCTCCGCCGGGCCTGA
- a CDS encoding TetR/AcrR family transcriptional regulator — MPTETLSTRDRVLRAAADLLAEGGRDAVSTRAVGAAAGVQAPTLYRLFGDKDGLLAAVAAYGFEDYLTSKTRMGRSDDPVADLRRGWDLHVGFGLSRPAFYVLMYGDAHPGVCSPAARRAASMLEQIITHIADAGRLKTSVGRAAGMVHAAGVGVTLSLIATAPEERDPEISTVTREAVLGAIVTGDEEPGPDPRAGVAGRAMALRAALAGHETPLSPAERVLLAEWLDRLAR; from the coding sequence ATGCCCACCGAGACCCTCAGCACCAGAGACCGAGTCCTGCGCGCCGCGGCCGACCTGCTGGCCGAAGGCGGCCGGGACGCCGTCTCGACGCGCGCGGTCGGCGCCGCCGCCGGGGTGCAGGCGCCCACGCTGTACCGCCTCTTCGGCGACAAGGACGGCCTGCTGGCCGCCGTGGCCGCCTACGGTTTCGAGGACTATCTGACGAGCAAGACGCGCATGGGCCGCTCCGACGACCCGGTGGCCGACCTGCGCCGCGGGTGGGACCTTCACGTCGGCTTCGGCCTGTCCCGCCCGGCCTTCTACGTGCTGATGTACGGCGACGCCCACCCCGGCGTCTGCTCGCCCGCCGCGCGCCGGGCCGCGTCCATGCTGGAGCAGATCATCACGCACATCGCCGACGCCGGGCGCCTGAAGACCAGCGTGGGCAGGGCGGCGGGCATGGTCCACGCCGCCGGCGTCGGCGTCACCCTGAGCCTCATCGCCACCGCCCCTGAGGAACGGGACCCGGAGATCTCCACCGTGACCCGTGAGGCCGTCCTGGGCGCGATCGTCACCGGGGACGAGGAGCCCGGCCCCGATCCGCGCGCCGGCGTCGCGGGCCGCGCGATGGCGCTGCGCGCCGCGCTGGCCGGGCACGAGACCCCGCTCAGCCCCGCCGAACGCGTCCTGCTCGCCGAATGGCTGGACCGCCTGGCCCGCTGA